In Ferroplasma sp., a single window of DNA contains:
- a CDS encoding FAD-dependent thymidylate synthase, with protein sequence MTDFSNRNRDVFLIKTDMIDRGALMSRYSRTLNLDIRDVYEREFKNNPERASSFYKRIFLDYGDESVAELTTAQLGIQNISNVLSKVIEEPRIGLSYLEKSSRYVKYNRKVNGSYLYLHGRDAGMPEMEDEYNKMCTDLFDFYSESYPVMMKYMEENNPIESFIFQVGGKNYTYADLKSQDSDLIEKSYRSSLRSAVLDEIRSVLPASTLTNMGLSGNGRAFISLIERLNAYGTPESLKYADMIYSELEPELPELIDDAVTSHGKAQVDYINSRDSLGKNIQYNSLVPGRIRLINYMDEGAAIDMATKMIIYQNTGAYGGASLTPEQEESIINELASIRANRRHKIGRAFESINYTFEINMNYGAFREFQRHRFFSIIRKPLGTYYGYDVPENLAGIPDLRDRYDRLMQEAATLYGRIREKYGEKLAQYTVPYAYRYPVVFSANLNELTYFIELRSNPQVHPDLRRVAFDIYNEIKRVHPRLVTLIKFLDQGDYRLGRLPAEVRKETKKKGLSGTSD encoded by the coding sequence ATGACAGATTTTTCCAACAGGAACAGGGATGTATTTCTTATTAAAACAGATATGATTGATCGTGGTGCATTGATGTCACGGTACAGCAGGACCCTGAACCTTGATATACGGGATGTTTATGAAAGGGAGTTCAAAAACAATCCAGAACGGGCCAGCAGTTTCTATAAAAGAATATTCCTGGATTACGGTGACGAATCCGTGGCGGAGCTTACAACAGCACAGCTTGGCATCCAGAACATTTCCAATGTGCTGTCCAAGGTAATAGAAGAGCCCAGGATAGGGCTGTCATACCTTGAAAAGTCCTCAAGGTATGTCAAATATAACAGAAAGGTAAATGGCAGCTATCTTTACCTGCATGGGAGGGATGCAGGAATGCCTGAAATGGAAGATGAGTATAACAAAATGTGTACAGACCTTTTTGATTTTTATTCTGAATCCTATCCGGTTATGATGAAATATATGGAAGAAAACAATCCCATTGAGAGTTTCATATTCCAGGTTGGCGGTAAAAATTACACCTATGCAGATTTAAAATCACAGGATAGCGATCTTATTGAAAAATCCTACAGGTCATCCCTCAGGTCTGCTGTACTTGATGAGATAAGGTCCGTTCTGCCGGCATCCACACTTACCAATATGGGTTTATCCGGCAATGGAAGGGCGTTCATCTCACTTATCGAAAGGCTAAACGCCTATGGGACCCCGGAGAGCCTGAAATATGCAGATATGATATACAGTGAGCTGGAGCCAGAACTTCCAGAACTCATTGATGATGCAGTGACATCACATGGTAAGGCCCAGGTTGATTATATAAACTCCAGGGATTCGCTGGGGAAGAATATTCAGTATAATAGTTTAGTGCCAGGCAGGATAAGGCTAATAAATTATATGGATGAAGGTGCTGCAATTGATATGGCCACAAAAATGATCATTTACCAGAATACAGGCGCATACGGCGGTGCATCATTGACACCTGAGCAGGAAGAATCCATAATTAATGAACTTGCATCGATCAGGGCAAACAGGAGGCATAAGATCGGCAGGGCATTTGAATCAATAAATTACACCTTTGAGATAAATATGAATTATGGTGCGTTCAGGGAATTCCAGAGGCACCGTTTCTTCTCCATCATAAGGAAACCTCTGGGTACTTACTATGGATACGACGTGCCTGAAAACCTGGCAGGGATACCGGACCTGAGGGATAGATATGATAGATTAATGCAGGAAGCAGCTACACTATATGGGAGAATTAGGGAAAAATATGGGGAAAAACTGGCACAGTACACAGTACCCTATGCATATAGATATCCGGTGGTATTCAGCGCAAACTTAAATGAGCTTACATACTTTATTGAATTGCGGTCCAATCCCCAGGTGCACCCCGACCTCAGGAGGGTTGCCTTTGATATTTATAATGAAATAAAGAGGGTCCATCCAAGGCTAGTAACACTGATAAAATTTTTAGATCAGGGAGATTACCGCCTGGGCCGCCTCCCTGCAGAGGTTAGAAAAGAAACAAAGAAAAAAGGCCTTTCAGGGACATCGGATTAA
- a CDS encoding DUF1940 domain-containing protein: protein MEDELLFEYCELIEKNLPVDHKFFLYESQIKIVQSFLGLAISEARNIEKIRQMLDILDTLNENIYDNDTVLPDNVRKSLRREEKEWVDIEQKMDNGDKYTAYLILASSNLRIALSYLVSLSADADFSGHIGEYPIEYMQKLINMINNEAVGNVLL, encoded by the coding sequence ATGGAAGATGAACTTTTATTTGAATACTGTGAGCTGATAGAAAAAAATTTGCCTGTGGATCATAAGTTCTTTCTTTATGAATCACAGATAAAAATTGTGCAGTCATTTCTGGGGCTGGCCATATCAGAGGCAAGGAATATAGAGAAAATCAGGCAGATGCTGGATATACTGGACACCCTGAATGAAAATATCTACGATAATGATACGGTTCTCCCTGATAATGTTAGAAAATCCCTGAGAAGGGAGGAAAAGGAATGGGTTGACATAGAACAGAAAATGGATAATGGCGATAAATATACGGCATATCTTATTCTCGCCTCCTCAAATCTGAGAATAGCGTTATCCTATCTGGTTTCACTGAGTGCGGATGCTGATTTCTCAGGCCATATAGGGGAATACCCAATAGAATATATGCAAAAATTGATAAATATGATAAATAATGAGGCCGTGGGAAATGTCTTACTTTAA
- a CDS encoding NAD(P)H-binding protein, whose protein sequence is MKLIVLGGSGFVGSNILKQMDAEEKAYFSRNNSQELDSLGIKYIKGDIREYEDVKNAIENYDVVVHAVDVLVENEETHEDLSLKGMKNIVQAMQELRGNRKLIYFSAINADKGKTDYFRYKRLAEDNASLLKTSLIIRPSTMFGPGDKFTKMLIKAAGGRVPYLPRSGNMAPVHINDVITVIKNSMERSGVIDVCTRERVSFADMFNVIRAKLGMQPVKEVTSTIFKPFIGSLEKRGVLTKEQFYMLQLDYYKENTSLYRYVTEPITYKDYISSTDIEKLK, encoded by the coding sequence ATGAAATTAATAGTTCTGGGAGGATCAGGATTCGTTGGAAGCAACATCCTGAAGCAGATGGATGCCGAAGAAAAGGCTTACTTTTCAAGAAATAATTCACAGGAGCTGGACAGCCTCGGTATAAAATATATAAAAGGGGATATAAGAGAATATGAGGATGTTAAGAACGCTATTGAGAATTATGATGTTGTAGTGCATGCAGTTGATGTACTGGTAGAAAATGAGGAAACCCATGAGGATTTATCATTAAAGGGCATGAAGAATATAGTCCAGGCAATGCAGGAATTGAGGGGAAACAGGAAACTCATTTACTTTTCCGCAATAAATGCAGACAAGGGTAAGACAGATTATTTCAGGTACAAAAGGCTGGCGGAGGACAATGCAAGTTTACTCAAAACTTCACTTATAATAAGGCCATCAACAATGTTTGGGCCAGGTGATAAATTTACAAAAATGCTTATAAAAGCCGCAGGGGGACGTGTCCCCTATCTACCGAGAAGTGGAAATATGGCTCCGGTCCACATAAATGATGTGATTACCGTAATTAAAAATTCCATGGAGAGGTCAGGGGTAATAGATGTATGCACAAGGGAAAGGGTATCCTTCGCGGATATGTTCAATGTAATCCGTGCCAAACTGGGAATGCAGCCTGTAAAAGAGGTAACTTCCACAATATTCAAGCCATTCATCGGGTCCCTTGAAAAGAGAGGGGTCCTGACAAAAGAACAGTTCTACATGCTGCAGCTTGACTACTATAAGGAGAATACTTCATTATATAGATATGTAACAGAGCCCATAACCTATAAGGATTATATATCTTCTACAGACATTGAAAAATTAAAGTAA